A section of the Proteiniborus ethanoligenes genome encodes:
- a CDS encoding hydantoinase/oxoprolinase family protein, whose protein sequence is MIVGLDMGGTHIDAVIIEDGRIIKTVKKPNDRDNVFQSIWTTLKELLLGHDKSKISRINLSTTVSTNAIVENNTSSVGMIIQSGPGLPHDFLACGDENVFISGYVNHGGKLVRELELKEIEEAVSLFKEKNIEACAVVTKFSNRNPNHEIKIKELLSKDFSNITMGHTMSGKLNFPRRVFTSYLNAAVHNTFMNFSNNIRRSCQKEGIHAPLFILKADGGTMSLEAAEKKPVETILSGPAASFMGISAMLETDKDAILLDIGGTTTDIFFLADGVPLFEPLGIQINSYKTLVRSVYSVSIGLGGDSSINIDKGNIRIGPHREGKPYAFGGPKPTPTDAMIVLGEIQAGDRKLAYDSMNILGKQLGLSELDTAKLILETMGDMVKDKISELLYEINSRPVYTVKELLHGKKLNPKLIHIIGGPAKVLAPYLEKKLSIPCHCPKNYHIANAVGAALAKPTAEINMLADTSQGILSVSELGIYEKINKDFSLDSARKKAIELLKEHAKSIGAYAEEIEAEIVEESFFNKVSGFYTTGKNIRIKAQIKPGLLEVLNHEG, encoded by the coding sequence TTGATTGTAGGATTAGATATGGGGGGAACCCATATAGATGCAGTAATTATTGAAGATGGGCGGATTATTAAAACAGTTAAAAAACCTAATGACAGGGATAATGTATTTCAATCTATCTGGACTACTTTAAAAGAGCTTCTTTTAGGACATGATAAGTCTAAAATTAGTAGAATTAATTTAAGCACTACTGTATCTACTAATGCAATTGTTGAAAACAATACTTCCTCTGTAGGTATGATTATTCAAAGCGGTCCTGGCCTTCCACATGATTTTTTAGCCTGCGGTGATGAGAATGTATTTATCTCTGGATATGTAAATCATGGTGGAAAATTAGTTAGAGAGTTGGAGTTAAAAGAAATAGAGGAGGCTGTCTCTCTATTTAAAGAAAAAAATATAGAAGCTTGCGCTGTAGTTACTAAATTTTCTAATAGAAATCCAAATCATGAAATAAAGATTAAAGAGCTACTATCTAAAGATTTTTCAAATATTACTATGGGACATACTATGTCTGGAAAGTTAAATTTCCCTAGGAGAGTATTCACTTCTTATTTAAATGCTGCTGTACATAATACCTTTATGAACTTTTCAAATAATATAAGAAGATCCTGTCAAAAAGAAGGAATCCATGCACCCTTATTCATACTTAAAGCTGATGGAGGTACTATGAGTCTTGAGGCAGCTGAAAAAAAACCTGTTGAAACTATTCTTTCAGGTCCAGCTGCTAGCTTTATGGGAATAAGTGCTATGCTTGAAACTGATAAGGATGCTATTTTATTAGATATAGGTGGAACAACTACAGATATATTTTTTCTAGCTGATGGAGTACCGCTATTTGAACCTTTAGGCATCCAGATAAACAGCTACAAAACCTTAGTAAGGTCAGTTTATAGTGTTTCCATCGGCTTAGGTGGAGACAGTAGTATCAATATAGATAAAGGAAATATCAGAATAGGTCCACATCGAGAAGGTAAGCCTTATGCTTTTGGTGGTCCAAAGCCTACTCCAACTGATGCCATGATAGTACTAGGAGAAATACAAGCAGGAGATAGGAAATTAGCTTATGATTCCATGAATATACTAGGTAAACAATTAGGCTTATCAGAATTAGATACAGCTAAGTTAATTCTTGAAACTATGGGAGATATGGTTAAAGATAAGATTAGTGAGCTTTTGTATGAAATAAATAGCAGACCAGTTTATACCGTAAAAGAGCTGCTACATGGAAAAAAACTTAATCCTAAGCTTATCCATATTATTGGTGGTCCTGCTAAGGTTTTAGCTCCATATTTAGAAAAGAAGCTCAGTATTCCATGCCATTGTCCGAAAAACTACCATATAGCTAATGCAGTAGGTGCTGCCCTAGCTAAGCCTACTGCTGAAATAAATATGCTGGCAGACACTTCTCAAGGGATATTATCTGTTTCTGAGCTAGGAATATACGAAAAGATTAATAAGGATTTCTCTTTAGATTCTGCAAGAAAAAAAGCTATAGAATTGCTTAAGGAGCATGCCAAATCTATAGGTGCCTATGCGGAAGAAATAGAGGCTGAAATAGTAGAGGAAAGCTTCTTTAATAAAGTAAGTGGATTTTACACTACTGGTAAAAATATAAGAATAAAGGCTCAAATTAAACCTGGTCTTTTGGAGGTGTTAAACCATGAAGGCTAA
- a CDS encoding histone deacetylase family protein, which translates to MKAKNKLGLVFFPAFDWAISPTHPEREERLLYTQDQLFEEGIGDIEGIQFYNPIIATEKDIERVHFCVPNVKARVTQSHLISVGGAIKAFEAVIEKEVDKSFALVRPPGHHAQRVVYGDRGFCVVNIEAVMLERIRQEYGPLRVAIIDSDCHHGDGTQDIYWNDKDTLFISFHQDGRTLYPGTGSIDEFGGPAAYGYNINIPLPPQTGDEGFLYVLDNVVLPILDDYKPDIIINSAGQDNHYTDPITNMNFSAQGYAELNRKLNPHMAVLEGGYSIEGALPYVNLGIILAMAGLDYSHVVEPDYNPDKLRQSDEITEYIKKLSQVVYNRWKNRDALRLDHVKGLDYIDMSRQVYYDTDGILEKQVQSFSICKKCSGINTIKSKSDIGYNIYAITIPRDACSSCIDKGHKLYKTISTGSYSKVYLQDRVNDMYYSK; encoded by the coding sequence ATGAAGGCTAAAAATAAATTAGGATTAGTTTTTTTCCCTGCATTTGACTGGGCTATTAGCCCTACTCATCCTGAAAGAGAAGAAAGACTCCTTTATACACAGGATCAGTTATTTGAGGAAGGAATTGGGGATATTGAAGGTATACAATTTTATAATCCCATTATAGCTACTGAAAAGGATATTGAGAGAGTACATTTTTGCGTGCCTAATGTTAAGGCGAGAGTTACCCAATCTCATTTAATATCTGTTGGCGGTGCTATAAAGGCTTTTGAAGCAGTTATAGAAAAAGAAGTAGATAAATCCTTTGCTTTAGTCCGCCCACCAGGACATCATGCACAAAGAGTTGTATACGGTGATAGAGGCTTTTGCGTTGTAAATATTGAGGCAGTAATGCTAGAAAGGATAAGACAGGAGTATGGACCATTACGAGTAGCTATTATTGACAGTGATTGTCATCATGGGGATGGGACTCAAGATATATATTGGAATGACAAGGACACATTATTTATTTCCTTTCATCAGGATGGAAGAACTCTTTACCCTGGAACAGGCTCTATAGATGAGTTTGGTGGGCCTGCTGCCTACGGATACAATATAAACATTCCTTTACCTCCACAAACAGGAGACGAAGGTTTTTTATATGTGTTAGATAATGTTGTATTGCCTATATTAGATGACTATAAGCCAGATATAATAATAAACTCTGCCGGTCAAGATAATCATTACACAGACCCTATTACTAATATGAATTTCTCAGCTCAAGGCTATGCAGAGCTTAATCGTAAATTAAATCCACATATGGCTGTTCTTGAAGGTGGTTATTCTATTGAAGGAGCATTGCCCTATGTTAACTTAGGTATAATACTAGCCATGGCCGGACTAGATTATTCTCATGTAGTGGAGCCAGACTATAATCCGGATAAATTAAGGCAATCAGACGAGATTACAGAATATATTAAAAAGCTATCACAGGTAGTATATAATCGTTGGAAGAATAGAGATGCTTTGAGATTAGACCATGTTAAAGGTTTAGATTATATAGATATGTCTAGACAGGTATATTATGATACTGATGGTATTTTAGAAAAACAAGTTCAAAGCTTTTCAATTTGTAAAAAATGCTCTGGAATAAATACAATAAAGTCTAAAAGTGATATAGGCTACAATATATATGCCATAACCATACCTAGAGATGCTTGTTCCTCCTGTATTGATAAAGGCCATAAGCTATACAAAACCATTTCCACTGGAAGCTACTCTAAGGTCTATCTTCAAGACAGAGTAAATGACATGTACTACTCCAAATAA
- a CDS encoding ATP-binding protein — MNFAIKHTIKSDLYEIKSTMDDILERLCQIIKDESLLFDIRLILNELIVNSALHGNHCDKNKLIKLVLEVQDKLVKIEIIDEGCGFVYDKDSYDPLELRCCGRGLVLVDGLSDEFYVNKNKVVSIKYI, encoded by the coding sequence TTGAATTTTGCAATCAAGCACACAATAAAAAGCGATTTATATGAGATAAAATCAACTATGGATGATATCCTTGAAAGACTTTGTCAGATAATAAAGGACGAGTCTTTATTATTTGATATAAGACTCATATTAAATGAACTTATAGTAAATAGTGCATTACATGGTAACCATTGTGATAAGAACAAGCTTATTAAATTAGTCTTAGAGGTGCAGGATAAGCTAGTTAAAATAGAAATAATAGACGAAGGTTGCGGATTCGTGTATGATAAAGATTCTTATGATCCCTTAGAGCTTAGATGCTGTGGTAGAGGCTTAGTTTTAGTAGATGGTCTTAGTGACGAGTTTTATGTAAATAAAAACAAAGTAGTTTCAATAAAGTATATATAA
- the rd gene encoding rubredoxin, with product MDKYVCMPCGYVYDPAEGDPDNGIAPGTPFEELPEDWVCPVCGAEKDMFEKEE from the coding sequence ATGGACAAATATGTATGTATGCCATGTGGGTATGTTTATGATCCTGCTGAAGGGGATCCAGATAACGGTATAGCTCCAGGAACTCCTTTTGAAGAATTACCAGAGGACTGGGTATGTCCAGTATGTGGTGCAGAAAAGGATATGTTTGAAAAAGAAGAATAA
- the yihA gene encoding ribosome biogenesis GTP-binding protein YihA/YsxC, protein MKIKKVELESVAAKPNQYPEEGLVEIALAGRSNVGKSSLINTLINRNNFARTSSQPGKTQTINFYNINGEFRIVDLPGYGYAKVSMADRQRWANMIETYLTSRKSLKEVVLLLDIRHEPGEHDKMMYDWIKSFGYSGYIIATKADKISKGQWQKHAGIIKKKLEVSNTDLIIPFSAAKKLNVDKVWEKLGSILELVE, encoded by the coding sequence ATGAAAATTAAAAAAGTAGAATTAGAGTCAGTAGCTGCAAAGCCAAACCAATATCCGGAGGAAGGCTTAGTTGAAATTGCGTTGGCAGGCAGATCTAATGTAGGTAAATCTTCATTAATTAATACATTAATAAATAGAAACAATTTTGCTAGAACTAGTTCTCAGCCTGGCAAAACTCAGACCATAAACTTTTATAATATTAATGGAGAATTTAGAATAGTTGACTTACCTGGGTATGGATATGCAAAGGTATCCATGGCTGATAGACAACGATGGGCAAACATGATAGAAACATATCTAACCAGTAGGAAAAGCCTTAAGGAAGTGGTGCTGCTTTTAGATATAAGACATGAGCCTGGAGAGCATGACAAAATGATGTATGATTGGATAAAATCCTTTGGATACAGTGGCTATATAATAGCTACAAAGGCAGATAAAATATCTAAAGGACAATGGCAAAAGCATGCAGGAATTATTAAGAAAAAGCTGGAGGTGTCAAATACTGATTTAATTATACCATTTTCAGCAGCTAAGAAATTAAATGTAGATAAGGTGTGGGAGAAGCTTGGTAGCATACTAGAATTAGTTGAATAA
- the lon gene encoding endopeptidase La has translation MEKQNYKVEKRKIPLIPLRGLSIFPYMVVHFDVGRDKSINALEEAMVNDSLVFLASQKEASTDMPGPEDFYHIGTVCKIKQLLKLPGDSIRVLVEGINRGRITQILMEEPFFEVQIEELIYDEEIKKDKKTEALMRMVVDSFEEYVSVGNKLSTEALLNISEIQEPGRLADVIASYIFLSLENKQKILEALHPYKRLETLQIILREEIEILKLEEKINQRVKKQINKVQKEYYLKEQLKAIQYELGEDDELLEEVENYREKIESIKMPEEVKEKALKEVDRLLKLSPSSAETGVIRTYLDWIVDLPWDKETKDRVDIKKSREILDEDHFGLEDVKERILEYLAVRKLAKGIKGPIICLVGPPGVGKTSIARSIAKSLNRKFVRMSLGGVRDEAEIRGHRRTYVGAIPGRVISSIRKVGSKNPVFLFDEIDKLSSDFRGDPASALLEVLDPEQNNTFTDHFLEAPFDLSKVMFITTANTTASIPAPLLDRMEVIRISGYTEEEKLEIALRYLLPKQIKEHGLKEANIHISENTLRDIINSYTRESGVRNLERNIANLCRKAAKRIVEDKIKIVRINSGNLDKYLGIPKYRHEKAHEEHQVGIATGLAWTAVGGETLSIEVTPMIGTGKLQLTGQLGDVMKESAMAGISYIRSKVSNFKIDENFYKDKDIHVHVPEGAIPKDGPSAGITIATAVISALSDVPVNRNVAMTGEITLRGRVLPVGGIKEKVLAANRAGITKVLLPMDNKKDAEEIPEKVKKKMDFVFVRTMDEVLSHALVKEEHNNEN, from the coding sequence ATGGAAAAGCAAAATTATAAAGTGGAAAAAAGAAAAATACCATTGATACCATTAAGAGGACTTTCTATATTTCCATATATGGTTGTACATTTTGATGTAGGTAGAGATAAATCTATAAATGCCTTAGAGGAAGCTATGGTAAATGATTCTTTGGTTTTTTTAGCATCTCAAAAAGAAGCAAGTACAGATATGCCTGGACCAGAGGACTTTTATCACATTGGAACCGTATGTAAAATAAAGCAACTATTAAAGCTTCCGGGAGACTCTATTAGAGTATTGGTGGAAGGCATCAATAGGGGAAGGATAACCCAAATTTTAATGGAGGAACCTTTTTTTGAAGTTCAAATAGAAGAGCTGATATATGATGAAGAAATAAAAAAAGATAAGAAAACGGAAGCTCTTATGAGAATGGTTGTAGATTCATTTGAAGAATATGTTTCTGTAGGCAACAAATTATCAACAGAAGCTCTTTTAAACATATCAGAAATCCAGGAGCCTGGTAGGTTAGCCGATGTTATTGCATCTTATATATTTCTTAGTCTTGAGAACAAGCAGAAAATATTAGAAGCACTACATCCGTATAAGCGCTTGGAAACATTACAGATAATATTAAGAGAAGAAATAGAAATACTAAAGCTAGAAGAAAAAATAAATCAAAGAGTTAAAAAGCAAATAAACAAGGTTCAAAAGGAATACTATCTAAAGGAGCAGTTAAAGGCAATACAATATGAGCTTGGAGAAGATGATGAGCTACTAGAAGAAGTAGAAAACTATAGGGAAAAGATTGAGAGTATAAAAATGCCTGAAGAAGTAAAGGAAAAGGCTCTTAAAGAGGTAGATAGGCTATTAAAGCTATCTCCATCATCAGCTGAAACAGGCGTTATAAGAACTTATCTAGACTGGATAGTAGACTTGCCTTGGGATAAAGAAACTAAGGATAGAGTAGATATTAAGAAATCAAGAGAAATACTTGACGAAGATCATTTTGGCCTTGAGGACGTAAAAGAAAGAATACTTGAATATTTAGCAGTTCGAAAGCTGGCAAAGGGAATAAAAGGACCTATTATTTGCTTAGTAGGACCTCCTGGAGTAGGGAAAACTTCTATAGCTAGGTCTATAGCAAAGTCTCTTAATAGAAAGTTCGTCAGAATGTCCCTAGGCGGAGTAAGGGATGAAGCTGAAATAAGAGGACATAGGAGAACTTATGTAGGTGCAATTCCTGGAAGAGTTATATCATCTATTAGAAAGGTTGGTTCTAAGAACCCAGTATTTCTATTTGATGAAATAGATAAATTGAGTAGTGACTTTAGAGGAGATCCAGCATCAGCACTGTTAGAAGTATTAGACCCTGAACAAAACAATACCTTTACAGATCATTTTTTAGAAGCACCCTTTGATTTGTCCAAGGTCATGTTCATAACTACAGCCAATACTACTGCTTCCATACCAGCACCACTTCTTGATAGAATGGAAGTTATTAGAATATCAGGCTATACGGAAGAAGAAAAGCTTGAAATAGCTCTTAGATATTTACTTCCAAAGCAAATTAAAGAGCATGGATTAAAAGAAGCAAATATTCACATATCTGAAAATACTTTAAGAGATATAATAAACAGCTATACTAGGGAATCAGGTGTAAGAAACCTAGAAAGAAATATAGCAAATCTATGCAGAAAAGCGGCAAAAAGAATAGTGGAAGATAAAATTAAAATAGTTAGAATCAACAGCGGAAACTTAGATAAATATCTGGGCATACCAAAATATAGACACGAAAAAGCACATGAAGAGCACCAAGTAGGCATAGCAACAGGATTAGCTTGGACTGCTGTAGGCGGTGAAACTCTGTCCATAGAGGTAACACCTATGATTGGAACTGGAAAGCTTCAGCTTACTGGACAATTAGGAGATGTAATGAAGGAATCTGCCATGGCTGGAATAAGCTATATAAGGTCAAAGGTTTCAAATTTTAAAATAGATGAAAACTTTTATAAGGATAAGGATATTCACGTACATGTACCAGAGGGAGCTATTCCAAAAGATGGACCATCTGCAGGAATAACTATAGCAACAGCTGTTATTTCAGCACTTTCCGATGTACCAGTAAACAGAAATGTTGCTATGACTGGAGAGATTACATTAAGAGGAAGAGTTTTACCTGTTGGAGGCATAAAAGAAAAGGTATTAGCCGCAAACAGAGCAGGAATCACAAAGGTACTTCTTCCTATGGATAACAAAAAGGACGCAGAAGAGATCCCAGAAAAAGTTAAGAAAAAGATGGATTTTGTATTCGTAAGGACTATGGATGAGGTTTTAAGCCATGCCTTAGTAAAAGAGGAGCATAATAATGAAAATTAA
- the rbsK gene encoding ribokinase, which produces MEIIPNILVVGSMNMDLVTRAERMPAIGETISGTGFNTIPGGKGANQAVASARMGANVAFIGCVGDDVYGNTLVETLSKENINVERIEKIKDTPTGIATIIVDEKGNNSIVVVPGANALVSTERLHKSKELINWCNTIVLQLEIPLDTVIESIIEGKKKDKTIIFNPAPVQELDEKIYKYVDYLIVNEIEAKQISKVQENNHRELVESLLSMGFKNVLMTVGEQGVWFNKENSIQHIPAIKVKAVDTTAAGDSFVGAFATFLAKGLDKESAIKLAVKAASITVTRIGAQSSLPYLREI; this is translated from the coding sequence ATGGAGATAATACCAAATATATTAGTTGTAGGTAGCATGAATATGGATTTAGTAACTAGGGCAGAGAGAATGCCAGCTATAGGTGAAACCATATCTGGAACTGGCTTTAATACCATACCTGGAGGTAAAGGTGCTAATCAAGCAGTTGCCAGTGCTAGAATGGGAGCAAACGTAGCATTTATAGGATGTGTAGGAGATGATGTATACGGTAACACTCTTGTAGAAACTTTATCAAAAGAAAATATAAATGTAGAAAGGATAGAGAAAATTAAAGACACACCTACAGGTATAGCCACTATCATAGTAGATGAAAAAGGCAACAATTCTATTGTAGTAGTTCCGGGAGCCAATGCTTTAGTATCTACTGAAAGGCTTCATAAAAGTAAAGAATTAATTAATTGGTGTAATACCATTGTTTTACAGCTTGAGATTCCCCTAGACACTGTAATAGAATCTATAATTGAAGGGAAAAAAAAGGATAAGACTATAATATTTAATCCTGCGCCAGTACAGGAGCTTGATGAAAAGATATATAAATATGTAGATTATTTAATTGTAAATGAAATTGAAGCAAAGCAAATATCAAAAGTCCAAGAGAATAATCATAGAGAGCTAGTAGAAAGCTTATTGAGCATGGGATTTAAAAATGTTTTGATGACTGTAGGAGAACAGGGAGTATGGTTTAATAAAGAGAACAGCATTCAACATATTCCTGCTATTAAGGTAAAGGCAGTAGATACTACGGCAGCAGGAGACTCATTTGTAGGAGCCTTTGCCACATTCCTAGCTAAGGGACTAGATAAGGAATCTGCAATTAAACTAGCTGTAAAAGCAGCAAGCATAACTGTTACTAGAATAGGAGCTCAAAGCTCCCTGCCATATTTAAGAGAAATATAG
- the speD gene encoding adenosylmethionine decarboxylase, with protein MLGLKEKITLYGFNNLTKTLSFNIYDVCYAKTEREKQDYIAYIDEQYNSERLTKILCDVTEIIGAHVLNISKQDYDPQGASVTILITEEAIPVHVIDPTCNKGKLTYASLKDSVVGHLDKSHVTVHTYPEFHPDNDITTFRVDIDVSTCGRISPLNALDYLISSFDSDIITIDYRVRGFTRDVEGNKYYMDHDITSIQNYIDAKTLRRYDAIDVNVYQSNIFHTKMMLNEINLNNYLFNKDPYELSPDERRDIRDKISREMIEIFYGMNVYR; from the coding sequence ATGTTAGGGTTGAAAGAAAAAATAACACTTTACGGTTTTAATAACCTTACAAAGACACTTAGTTTCAACATTTATGATGTCTGCTATGCAAAAACCGAAAGAGAGAAACAGGATTATATTGCATATATTGATGAGCAGTATAATTCTGAGCGTTTAACAAAAATTTTGTGCGATGTGACTGAAATAATTGGAGCACATGTGTTAAATATTTCGAAACAGGATTATGATCCTCAGGGAGCAAGTGTTACTATTTTAATAACTGAAGAAGCTATTCCAGTTCATGTAATTGATCCAACCTGTAATAAAGGTAAATTGACTTATGCTTCTTTAAAAGATAGTGTTGTAGGGCACTTAGACAAAAGTCATGTAACAGTGCATACCTATCCTGAATTTCACCCTGATAACGATATAACAACTTTTAGAGTTGATATTGACGTATCCACTTGTGGTAGAATTTCGCCACTTAACGCTTTGGATTATCTTATATCAAGCTTTGATTCAGATATAATAACTATTGACTATCGTGTAAGAGGATTTACAAGAGATGTTGAAGGTAATAAATACTATATGGATCACGATATTACTTCAATTCAAAATTATATAGATGCAAAAACCTTACGAAGATATGATGCAATTGATGTTAATGTTTATCAATCAAATATTTTTCATACTAAAATGATGCTGAACGAAATAAATCTAAACAACTATTTATTTAACAAAGACCCCTATGAATTATCTCCAGATGAACGTCGTGATATTAGAGATAAAATCTCTCGTGAAATGATTGAGATTTTTTATGGAATGAATGTTTACAGGTAA
- a CDS encoding aminotransferase class I/II-fold pyridoxal phosphate-dependent enzyme: protein MTKLMHESAPIHDALIQYRNTRIVSFDVPGHKQGKGNTMLRDFLGDKCLSVDVNSMKPLDNLNHPTSVIKEAEELAADAFNCDRAFFMVGGTSSSVQGMIMSVCKEGDKIIMPRNVHRSAISAIILSGSIPVYVSPGISKNLGIPLGMSLKDVEKAINENPDAKAVFVNNPTYYGICSDLKSIIDLAHKNNMLVLVDEAHGTHFYFGENLPPAAMHLGADMSAVSVHKTGGSLTQSSLLLANTERVNPDYVRTIINLTQTTSGSYLLLSSLDIARKNLALNGREIFSRILELSEYARNEINSIGGYYAFSREIINGDSIYDFDRTKLSVHTLDIGLAGIEVYDMLRDDYSIQLEFGDLANFLAIISVGDTYFAIERLVSALAEIKRTHAKNKANMIDHEYISPVVKVSPKTAFYSKKKKVELKNSIGQISGESIMCYPPGIPILAPGEMITKESIDYILYSKEKGCLLTGVEDMNIEHINILDA, encoded by the coding sequence ATGACTAAGCTTATGCATGAATCAGCACCTATCCATGATGCATTAATCCAGTATAGAAATACTAGAATAGTATCCTTTGACGTTCCAGGTCATAAGCAGGGAAAAGGCAATACTATGCTTAGAGATTTTCTAGGAGATAAATGTCTTTCTGTAGATGTTAATTCAATGAAACCACTTGATAATTTAAACCACCCTACCTCTGTAATTAAAGAAGCAGAAGAATTAGCAGCAGATGCTTTTAATTGTGACAGAGCTTTTTTCATGGTAGGTGGTACATCTTCTTCTGTACAAGGGATGATTATGAGCGTTTGTAAAGAAGGAGATAAAATAATTATGCCTAGAAATGTTCACAGAAGTGCAATAAGTGCCATTATTTTAAGTGGTTCTATTCCTGTATATGTTAGCCCTGGAATAAGCAAAAATCTTGGAATACCTCTAGGTATGTCTTTAAAGGATGTGGAGAAAGCAATCAATGAAAATCCTGATGCTAAGGCTGTTTTCGTAAACAATCCCACATACTATGGTATTTGCTCAGACTTAAAAAGCATTATAGACCTTGCACACAAGAACAATATGCTAGTCCTTGTAGATGAAGCCCATGGAACACATTTTTATTTTGGAGAAAATCTCCCTCCTGCGGCCATGCATTTAGGTGCAGATATGTCTGCAGTTAGCGTCCATAAAACTGGGGGGTCACTTACTCAAAGCTCCCTTTTGTTAGCAAACACAGAAAGAGTAAATCCTGATTATGTAAGGACTATAATTAATTTAACACAAACCACTAGCGGCTCTTATCTTTTACTTTCTTCCCTAGATATTGCTCGAAAAAACTTGGCACTAAACGGCAGGGAAATTTTTTCAAGGATATTAGAGCTTTCAGAATATGCAAGAAATGAAATCAACTCAATAGGTGGATATTATGCTTTTTCAAGGGAAATCATAAATGGTGATAGTATTTATGATTTCGATAGGACCAAGCTTAGTGTCCATACCCTAGATATAGGTCTTGCTGGCATAGAGGTATACGATATGCTCCGTGATGATTATTCTATACAGTTAGAGTTTGGAGATTTAGCTAATTTTCTAGCAATTATTTCTGTAGGTGATACTTATTTTGCAATCGAAAGACTTGTTTCGGCCCTTGCAGAAATTAAACGTACTCATGCTAAAAATAAGGCTAATATGATTGATCATGAATATATTTCTCCAGTTGTAAAGGTTTCACCTAAGACAGCATTTTACTCAAAAAAGAAAAAAGTGGAGTTGAAAAATAGCATAGGTCAGATTAGCGGAGAATCTATAATGTGCTATCCGCCAGGAATACCGATCTTAGCTCCAGGAGAAATGATAACCAAGGAGTCCATTGATTATATTTTATATTCAAAGGAAAAGGGATGTTTGCTTACTGGAGTAGAGGATATGAATATAGAACATATAAATATTTTAGATGCATAG
- the speE gene encoding polyamine aminopropyltransferase encodes MELWYTEEHTENVRFSIKIKKQLYSANSPYQKIDVFDSEEFGRFFTLDGLMMVTEKDEFIYHDMIVHVPMAAKPDTKKVLVIGGGDGGTVRELTRYSSIEEIHMVEIDKMVVDVCREFLPQTALKLDDPRVSLYFEDGLKFVRSRQNEYDLIIVDSTDPFGPGEGLFTKEFYGNCFKALSEEGILVNQHESPYYQSYANAMKRAHKRIKEYFPNCRVYQAHIPTYPSGHWLFGFASKKVDPILDLDAEKWNSLGIETKYYNTELHKGSFALPNYVKEMIEYENK; translated from the coding sequence ATGGAATTATGGTATACTGAGGAACATACTGAAAATGTAAGGTTTTCAATTAAAATCAAAAAACAGCTCTATAGTGCTAATAGTCCCTATCAGAAAATAGATGTTTTTGACTCAGAAGAATTCGGTAGATTTTTTACTCTTGATGGACTTATGATGGTAACTGAAAAGGATGAATTTATCTATCATGATATGATTGTTCATGTTCCTATGGCAGCAAAGCCAGACACTAAAAAAGTACTTGTAATTGGTGGTGGCGACGGGGGAACAGTTAGAGAATTAACTCGTTACAGCTCTATTGAGGAAATCCATATGGTTGAAATAGATAAAATGGTCGTAGACGTATGTAGAGAATTTTTGCCGCAAACTGCTCTAAAGCTTGATGACCCAAGAGTTTCTCTTTATTTTGAAGATGGCCTTAAATTTGTTCGTTCAAGGCAAAATGAATACGACCTTATAATTGTAGATTCTACTGACCCTTTTGGTCCTGGTGAAGGTCTTTTTACAAAAGAGTTTTATGGTAATTGCTTTAAAGCACTTAGCGAAGAAGGCATTTTAGTAAATCAACATGAAAGTCCATATTACCAAAGCTATGCTAACGCAATGAAAAGAGCTCACAAGAGAATAAAGGAATATTTCCCTAATTGTAGAGTATATCAAGCTCATATTCCAACATATCCTTCTGGACATTGGCTTTTTGGTTTTGCATCTAAAAAGGTTGACCCTATACTTGACCTAGATGCAGAAAAATGGAACTCTCTAGGAATTGAAACCAAGTATTATAATACAGAACTTCACAAAGGCTCATTTGCATTGCCAAATTATGTAAAGGAAATGATAGAGTATGAAAACAAATAA